Proteins encoded together in one Tripterygium wilfordii isolate XIE 37 chromosome 14, ASM1340144v1, whole genome shotgun sequence window:
- the LOC120015685 gene encoding vacuole membrane protein KMS1-like translates to MGVGNEATSSQQMDLSIAGLREKHRRELENLSLMTQPFKTFKFFVLAVARYLKRSILYLLGKGGWLLLLSTVVVALGVLLITIDGPHEKHVEELSHYLHFGLWWIALGVASSIGLGSGLHTFVLYLGPHIALFTIKAMQCGRVDLKSAPYDTIQLKRGPSWLDKDCDEFGPPLFTSSHGTRVPLSSLLPQIQIEAILWGLGTALGELPPYFISRAARLSGSKVDAMEELDDSSSEDNGVVATHLKQIKRWLLSHSQHMNFFTILVLASVPNPLFDLAGIMCGQFGIPFWKFFLATSIGKAIIKTHIQTVFIISVCNNQLLDWIENELIWVLGLIPGFSTVLPGLRVKLHAVRDRYLSTTAPVPSNIKKVKKWDFSFSAIWNTVVWLMLMNFFVKIVNATAQRYLKKQQESELAALTTSQSSASTHSE, encoded by the exons ATGGGCGTAGGGAACGAAGCAACTTCTTCTCAACAAATGGACTTGTCAATCGCAG GTCTACGCGAGAAGCATCGTCGTGAATTAGAAAATCTATCTCTAATGACACAGCCCTTCAAAACATtcaagttttttgttttggctGTTGCTCGATATCTGAAGCGCTCAATATTATATCTTTTGGGAAAGGGTGGCTGGCTTCTGCTTTTGAGTACTGTGGTGGTGGCCCTTGGAGTTCTGCTTATAACCATTGATGGCCCTCATGAGAAG CATGTTGAGGAGCTTTCTCATTATTTGCATTTTGGACTTTGGTGGATTGCCCTTGGCGTTGCATCTTCAATTGGTCTTG GATCTGGTTTGCACACTTTCGTCCTCTATCTCGGTCCTCATATTGCCCTGTTTACCATAAAAGCAATGCAATGTGGTCGAGTTGATCTAAAAAGTGCTCCGTACGACACAATTCAGTTGAAAAGGGGTCCATCATGGCTTGACAAAGATTGTGATGAGTTTGGGCCCCCATTGTTTACATCATCACACGGGACACGGGTTCCTCTCAGTAGCTTATTGCCTCAGATTCAGATTGAGGCTATCCTTTGGGGTCTTGGAACTGCTCTTGGGGAACTTCCTCCTTATTTTATCTCGAGGGCAG CCCGTCTCTCTGGTAGCAAAGTGGATGCCATGGAAGAACTGGATGATTCCTCAAGTGAAGATAATGGAGTCGTAGCCACTCACCTAAAACAAATTAAGCGGTGGCTCCTATCGCACTCGCAACATATGAacttcttcacaatcttagTGCTTGCTTCG GTGCCAAATCCTCTGTTTGATCTTGCTGGAATCATGTGTGGACAATTTGGGATTCCATTTTGGAAGTTTTTCCTTGCCACATCCATCGGAAAAGCGATTATCAAAACTCACATACAG ACGGTTTTCATCATCTCTGTTTGTAATAATCAACTTCTTGACTGGATAGAGAATGAATTGATCTGGGTCCTAGGGCTTATACCTGGTTTTTCTACTGTATTGCCTGGCCTCAGAGTTAAACTCCATGCAGTCAGAGATAGGTATTTAAGTACAACTGCTCCTGTACCCTCAAATATCAAG aAGGTGAAGAAGTGGGATTTCTCATTTTCAGCAATCTGGAACACTGTAGTATGGCTCATGCTTATGAACTTCTTTGTAAAGATTGTTAATGCCACTGCTCAGAGGTATCTGAAAAAGCAGCAGGAGAGCGAGCTAGCTGCACTGACGACAAGCCAGTCATCGGCTTCAACACACTCAGAATAG